Proteins encoded together in one Orbaceae bacterium lpD01 window:
- a CDS encoding EamA family transporter, with amino-acid sequence MPFSSYCLALLVVIIWAYNNIAVKMGVGEIPPMFLITLRFLVVAILVVPFTRIKRDQIKTLVLLAFTFGFIHFAFLFTGLSYANAGISAILVQLGTPFAIIMACFLLKEPLKMKQIVGIVISFIGIVVLSGSPEMPSVKAIILLLISAMGWALTNIIVKKQATQIAPLTLTGWLSLFAIPIVGLASFIFESNQFESIQQATWKGWNAVLFSAIASSIVAYSIWYWLLRKYPINSVVPFSLLSPVFAVFFGAFMLGESLDGAKLVGALLVVAGIFFAIIDIKALLSKRRRAI; translated from the coding sequence GTGCCATTTTCATCCTACTGCTTAGCCTTATTGGTTGTGATTATTTGGGCTTATAATAATATTGCTGTCAAAATGGGCGTTGGTGAGATTCCGCCGATGTTTTTAATCACTTTACGTTTTTTGGTTGTTGCTATTTTAGTTGTCCCCTTTACCCGAATTAAACGCGATCAAATAAAAACGCTCGTACTACTGGCCTTTACTTTCGGTTTTATCCATTTTGCTTTCTTATTCACCGGCTTATCTTATGCCAATGCGGGGATCAGTGCCATTTTGGTACAACTGGGGACGCCGTTTGCCATTATTATGGCTTGTTTTTTGTTAAAAGAGCCCTTAAAGATGAAACAGATTGTGGGCATTGTGATCTCCTTTATCGGTATTGTGGTGTTATCGGGGAGTCCAGAGATGCCCAGTGTGAAAGCCATTATCTTGCTATTAATTAGTGCCATGGGCTGGGCGTTAACCAATATTATTGTGAAAAAACAGGCAACACAAATTGCGCCTTTAACCTTAACAGGTTGGTTGTCTTTATTTGCGATTCCTATTGTCGGTTTAGCCTCGTTTATTTTTGAGTCAAATCAATTCGAATCTATACAACAAGCAACCTGGAAAGGCTGGAATGCGGTACTGTTTAGCGCGATTGCCTCTTCTATCGTGGCTTATTCGATTTGGTACTGGTTACTGAGAAAATATCCGATTAATAGTGTCGTGCCTTTTTCCCTGCTAAGTCCAGTTTTTGCGGTATTTTTTGGCGCCTTTATGCTGGGCGAATCATTGGATGGCGCAAAATTAGTTGGGGCTTTGTTAGTGGTGGCGGGTATTTTCTTCGCAATTATCGATATTAAAGCGTTATTGAGTAAGCGACGCCGGGCTATTTGA
- a CDS encoding YigZ family protein gives MAVILLAPFRIEEEIKKSRFIVNAAPIANGEEAKNFITAHQQPLANHNCWAWKAGQQYRFNDDGEPSGTAGKPILSAIEGNDCDQIVIIVTRFFGGVKLGASGLIRAYGGSAARCLQQAPLHPLIHRQIYLFHCDYHQWPLLEKRLCTLEIIIDKLDFDASGVNVCLQIPPAHVATLQQWLADLTKGRVIATLLVDK, from the coding sequence ATGGCAGTAATACTTCTGGCTCCCTTTCGGATTGAAGAGGAGATAAAAAAAAGCCGCTTTATTGTGAATGCTGCGCCAATCGCCAATGGCGAAGAGGCAAAAAATTTTATTACTGCCCATCAGCAGCCGCTGGCCAATCACAACTGCTGGGCATGGAAAGCCGGCCAACAATATCGCTTTAATGATGATGGCGAGCCCAGTGGCACAGCCGGAAAACCGATTCTCAGCGCCATAGAAGGTAATGATTGTGATCAAATAGTCATTATCGTGACGCGTTTTTTTGGGGGTGTTAAACTGGGGGCCAGTGGACTGATAAGAGCCTATGGCGGCTCGGCGGCTCGCTGCTTACAACAAGCACCGTTACATCCCTTGATTCACAGGCAGATTTATCTATTTCATTGTGATTATCACCAATGGCCACTTCTGGAGAAGCGTCTTTGTACATTAGAGATTATCATCGATAAGCTTGATTTTGATGCCAGCGGGGTCAATGTCTGCCTACAGATTCCCCCTGCACATGTTGCAACACTACAGCAGTGGCTGGCTGATTTGACGAAGGGCCGCGTTATCGCCACCCTGTTAGTCGATAAGTAA
- a CDS encoding formate/nitrite transporter family protein, with the protein MKSAKQKTASKVDKTQPDTINIQTSDNINESKLPSKSAAIHQRILREGNKEMNRNASALLISAIAAGLTVSSSMIAKALLQAALPHFPYIHLIASFGYTVGFVLVILAKQQLFTENTVTAVLPVMTRPKSRNFMRLGRLWGLVLLGNLIGTFLMALALVKLPAFSPEVKSAFIDLGQKVMQNSAWAMFCKGIFAGWLIATLVWILANIKYGQFIVIVLITYIIALGDFTHIVVGSTEIFYLFLTGNITFIDILYPFAIPTLLGNIVGGTLIFSLLSHIEIRSDMGDFN; encoded by the coding sequence ATGAAATCAGCAAAACAGAAAACAGCCAGCAAAGTCGATAAAACACAGCCAGATACGATTAATATCCAGACGTCTGATAATATCAACGAGAGCAAGCTACCCTCTAAATCAGCGGCTATTCATCAGCGTATTCTGCGAGAAGGTAATAAAGAGATGAATCGTAATGCCAGCGCACTACTCATCTCAGCTATCGCTGCCGGGCTGACCGTGAGCAGTTCAATGATAGCTAAAGCCTTACTTCAGGCGGCTTTACCTCATTTTCCTTATATCCATCTTATCGCTAGCTTTGGCTATACTGTCGGTTTTGTTCTGGTTATCCTTGCTAAGCAGCAGCTATTTACCGAAAATACAGTCACCGCTGTGTTGCCAGTAATGACACGGCCTAAATCGCGCAACTTTATGCGCTTAGGTCGCTTATGGGGATTAGTCTTACTGGGTAACTTGATTGGCACCTTTCTCATGGCTTTAGCTTTAGTCAAATTACCGGCCTTTTCGCCTGAAGTCAAAAGCGCTTTCATCGATCTAGGGCAAAAGGTCATGCAAAATTCAGCTTGGGCGATGTTTTGTAAAGGTATTTTTGCTGGGTGGTTGATTGCGACCTTAGTTTGGATTTTAGCCAATATTAAATATGGTCAATTTATTGTGATCGTGCTTATTACCTATATTATTGCCTTAGGCGACTTTACCCACATTGTGGTCGGTTCAACCGAAATATTTTATCTATTTTTAACCGGAAACATAACGTTTATCGATATTCTTTACCCATTTGCCATACCTACGTTATTGGGAAATATTGTCGGTGGTACCCTAATTTTTTCTTTACTGTCGCATATTGAAATTCGCAGTGATATGGGTGATTTTAATTAG
- a CDS encoding alpha/beta fold hydrolase, with product MQLHYEIAGQGQPIILLHGLLGSFANLGVLARPLQTHYQTISVDLRNHGLSPWDDEMNYTLMAQDLAALIESLSLEHVTLIGHSMGGKVAMKLADIAPKSIKQLFVLDIAPITYQQNTHQDVFDALTEIVCQPNLERAQILTLLRQRLPEPVVQFLLKSYKQHHWLFNFAAIAQHSDNLFSWQKIMPCHKPICFIKGSLSDYITAAYQSAIIDQFPQAKLFTVDGAHHNVHAEKPQQVLDIINNLLC from the coding sequence ATGCAACTGCATTATGAAATTGCCGGTCAAGGTCAACCGATTATCCTGTTACATGGTTTATTGGGTAGTTTCGCCAATTTAGGTGTTTTAGCGCGCCCGTTACAAACACATTATCAAACGATCTCTGTTGATCTGCGTAATCATGGTTTATCACCATGGGATGATGAGATGAATTATACACTAATGGCGCAAGACCTTGCTGCACTGATTGAATCATTATCACTTGAACATGTCACGCTTATCGGCCACTCAATGGGAGGCAAAGTCGCGATGAAACTAGCTGATATCGCGCCTAAATCGATCAAACAACTCTTTGTATTGGATATCGCGCCTATCACTTATCAGCAAAACACCCATCAAGACGTATTCGATGCTTTAACTGAGATAGTTTGTCAGCCAAACTTAGAAAGAGCACAAATCTTAACGCTATTACGTCAAAGATTGCCTGAACCTGTCGTGCAATTTTTATTAAAATCCTACAAACAGCATCATTGGCTATTCAATTTTGCCGCGATTGCACAACATAGTGACAACCTGTTCAGTTGGCAAAAAATTATGCCTTGTCATAAACCGATTTGCTTTATTAAGGGCAGTCTATCTGATTATATTACCGCTGCATATCAATCGGCGATAATCGATCAGTTTCCCCAAGCCAAACTGTTCACTGTGGATGGCGCCCATCATAATGTGCATGCAGAAAAACCACAGCAAGTACTAGATATCATTAATAATCTACTCTGTTAG
- a CDS encoding GNAT family N-acetyltransferase — MINTKQKIREKLQLRPVGLESLDQFNELLRYVFQVTNRDLEESGYEDGEIVRAKRPVLRDADVIGWFNDDQLVSQLCIYPCKINIHGKIFEMAGLTGVGTYPEYANMGLMHDLIRVALNKMRENQQWISYLYPYSVPFYRNKGWEIFSEHLVFSIKDTQIPKYKDVPGFVERLNIDDPDVITVYDNYALNNHGSMIRNQLSWDEYWRWENEEERTAAVYYDASGKPMGYILYWVAKDIFHIKDMLYLNQEARRGLWNFIYAHLSMVDKVKGNIYRNEPIAFLLEDSHIQESIEPYYMARIVDVEAFLKAYPFEELDSYKPFHFIVTDPVAEWNNGIFGVSWNEQGEVQISREAIGAPVELSIQTLSAMLMSFRRPAYFYKLERIKTHYKVLRILEELIPSDSPYFSDYF; from the coding sequence ATGATTAATACAAAACAAAAAATAAGAGAAAAATTACAGCTTAGGCCCGTCGGCCTTGAATCTTTGGATCAATTCAATGAACTATTACGTTATGTTTTTCAGGTCACTAATCGTGATTTAGAAGAGAGTGGCTATGAAGATGGTGAAATTGTTCGTGCTAAACGTCCGGTTTTACGCGATGCGGATGTGATTGGCTGGTTTAATGATGATCAGCTTGTTTCACAGCTCTGTATCTATCCCTGTAAGATCAATATTCATGGTAAAATTTTTGAAATGGCCGGTCTTACTGGCGTAGGTACTTATCCTGAATATGCCAATATGGGATTGATGCACGACCTGATTCGTGTCGCCCTCAACAAAATGCGAGAGAATCAGCAGTGGATATCCTATCTTTATCCCTATTCTGTGCCTTTTTATCGCAATAAAGGTTGGGAAATTTTCAGTGAACATCTGGTCTTCTCCATCAAAGATACCCAAATTCCTAAATATAAAGATGTGCCAGGTTTCGTTGAACGATTGAATATCGACGATCCTGACGTTATTACTGTTTACGATAACTATGCGTTGAACAATCATGGTTCCATGATTCGTAATCAGCTATCGTGGGATGAGTATTGGCGCTGGGAAAATGAAGAGGAGAGAACAGCAGCAGTCTATTATGATGCCAGCGGTAAGCCAATGGGGTATATTCTTTATTGGGTCGCTAAGGATATCTTTCATATCAAAGATATGCTGTATCTGAATCAGGAAGCGCGCAGAGGACTGTGGAATTTTATTTATGCCCATTTGTCTATGGTCGATAAAGTCAAAGGGAATATTTATCGCAATGAGCCGATTGCCTTTTTACTCGAAGATAGCCATATTCAGGAGTCAATCGAGCCTTATTATATGGCGCGGATAGTCGATGTTGAGGCTTTTTTGAAAGCGTATCCGTTTGAAGAGCTTGACAGCTATAAGCCGTTTCACTTCATCGTGACCGATCCGGTTGCTGAGTGGAATAATGGTATCTTTGGCGTCAGCTGGAATGAGCAAGGAGAAGTGCAGATCTCTCGCGAAGCTATTGGCGCCCCTGTTGAACTCTCTATTCAAACCTTAAGTGCCATGCTGATGAGTTTTCGACGTCCTGCCTATTTCTATAAATTAGAGCGCATTAAAACCCATTATAAGGTCTTACGGATTCTGGAAGAGCTCATTCCTAGCGATTCACCCTATTTTTCAGATTATTTCTAA
- a CDS encoding cytochrome b, whose protein sequence is MESSISHLPRYHHIQILIHWLSALLIIFIIVLPLSRNFWAPLFGGISQVFMLHKSLSVIVFMMTIVRIVVNIKLGVPEVLPANAHLLRLAANSTQKLLYLLLLMLPISGFLMGAKGINFFNIWLIPAMDLSSETMAIAHTSHIWGAYIMIALILLHAVAALFHHYIKKDNVLNSMRMRREG, encoded by the coding sequence ATGGAAAGTTCAATCTCCCACCTACCGCGCTATCATCACATTCAGATCCTCATTCATTGGTTGTCTGCACTGCTGATCATCTTTATCATTGTGCTGCCGCTTAGCCGCAATTTTTGGGCGCCGCTGTTTGGTGGCATAAGTCAGGTGTTTATGTTGCACAAATCACTCTCAGTGATTGTATTTATGATGACCATTGTTCGTATTGTGGTTAACATTAAATTAGGTGTCCCTGAAGTACTGCCAGCAAATGCCCATTTATTACGACTTGCCGCAAATTCCACACAAAAACTGCTTTATTTACTCCTACTCATGTTGCCTATCTCCGGTTTTTTAATGGGTGCAAAAGGTATCAACTTCTTTAATATCTGGCTGATTCCAGCGATGGATCTCTCATCCGAAACAATGGCAATCGCCCATACCAGCCATATTTGGGGCGCCTATATCATGATCGCATTAATCTTGTTACATGCGGTGGCCGCGCTATTTCATCATTACATTAAAAAAGATAATGTACTTAACTCAATGCGCATGCGAAGAGAAGGCTGA
- the apt gene encoding adenine phosphoribosyltransferase, whose amino-acid sequence MPSLAQKLTLIKESILTIPDYPKKGILFRDITSLLQNPTAFRLTIELLVEHYRDKKIDKVVGTEARGFIFAAPIALALNVPFIPVRKPNKLPRHVFKEEYQLEYGSDILEIHTDAISPNDNVLIVDDLLATGGTVGATANLIKKAGGLAHHAAFVIDLPDLDGKEKLTQMGINCFTLVDFSGH is encoded by the coding sequence ATGCCCTCTTTAGCGCAAAAGTTAACATTAATCAAAGAAAGTATCCTCACGATTCCCGATTATCCGAAAAAAGGCATCTTATTCCGGGATATTACCAGCTTATTGCAAAACCCTACCGCTTTTCGGCTGACCATTGAGCTGCTTGTAGAACATTATCGTGATAAAAAGATTGATAAAGTAGTTGGGACTGAAGCACGAGGATTTATTTTTGCTGCTCCTATCGCTCTTGCGTTGAATGTACCATTTATTCCGGTTCGCAAACCAAATAAATTACCGCGTCATGTCTTTAAAGAGGAGTATCAACTCGAATATGGCTCAGATATACTTGAAATTCATACCGATGCGATCAGCCCCAATGATAACGTCTTAATCGTTGATGATCTCTTGGCAACTGGGGGGACTGTTGGGGCAACAGCCAATCTGATCAAGAAAGCCGGCGGCCTGGCTCATCATGCAGCATTTGTGATTGATCTACCTGACTTAGACGGCAAAGAAAAGTTAACCCAGATGGGCATTAACTGTTTTACACTGGTCGATTTTTCAGGACATTAA
- a CDS encoding methyltransferase, which yields MVISSRPIQSNGFTFKRFFVAHDKSPMKITTDSVLLAAWVPLNDDISRVLDIGTGCGVIALMLAQRLAHLDCQIEAIEIDPQAAEQCQENNQRSPFRPIHVIQGDVIKYADQQRHRYDLIISNPPYFAAAVACRDTAREHARYTTLLDHQQLLTCATALLKERGSFCLVLPWHGLTDFMAKAKQLGWFAKAMTEVKYNENKSFSLVLLCLVRYACDTAENQLCMRHKNHDYTDEFAALLQDFYLRF from the coding sequence ATGGTTATTTCTTCCCGTCCAATTCAATCTAATGGCTTTACCTTTAAACGTTTTTTCGTTGCACATGACAAAAGTCCGATGAAAATCACCACTGATAGTGTATTACTGGCTGCGTGGGTTCCCTTAAATGACGATATTTCGCGGGTATTAGATATTGGCACTGGTTGTGGCGTGATTGCGTTAATGCTGGCTCAGCGTTTAGCTCATCTTGATTGTCAGATTGAGGCGATTGAGATAGATCCGCAGGCGGCTGAGCAGTGTCAGGAGAATAATCAACGTTCACCTTTTCGACCGATTCATGTCATTCAGGGGGATGTGATTAAATATGCCGATCAACAGCGCCATCGCTATGATTTGATTATCTCAAATCCGCCGTATTTCGCTGCGGCGGTTGCTTGCCGAGATACGGCACGTGAGCATGCGCGGTATACCACGTTACTGGATCATCAACAATTATTAACCTGCGCCACGGCGTTGCTAAAAGAGCGGGGCAGCTTTTGTTTAGTGCTGCCTTGGCATGGTTTAACCGATTTTATGGCAAAAGCCAAGCAGTTGGGCTGGTTTGCGAAAGCAATGACTGAGGTAAAGTATAACGAGAATAAATCTTTTTCTTTAGTTTTGCTCTGTTTAGTGCGGTATGCTTGCGATACGGCTGAAAACCAGCTATGTATGCGTCATAAGAATCATGACTATACTGATGAGTTTGCGGCTTTGTTGCAGGATTTCTATTTACGCTTTTAA
- a CDS encoding AI-2E family transporter yields the protein MFKLFIDWYRRCFSDPNAVALAVVLILLFITLYFFHSILSPLLIAIVLSYLLEKPILMLTNRGISRTFAVLIVLLLFIAIVLLSMAFLVPLIWQQVVGLVSNLPTMLTSLNSFLSTLPERYPELLSVDLFDAIINSLKSRLAQTSNTIVQFSIASLLSFISVIVNAVLVPIIMFFLLKDKKMIMDYCLRFLPQNRKLMRKVANEMNQQISNYIVGTFLQVLILSIMLYIPFWFFGLDYALLLAIMVGLAVIIPYIGIIIATIPIILIALFQFGVSPEFGYLMACYFMIQLIDGNIVVPVLFSEALDLHPIVIILAIIIFGGLWGFWGIFFSIPLATLVKAIINVWPIKGAASPKAAD from the coding sequence ATGTTTAAATTATTTATAGATTGGTATCGTCGCTGTTTTAGTGATCCCAATGCAGTGGCATTGGCCGTCGTGCTAATACTGTTATTCATTACACTCTATTTTTTCCACTCTATTTTATCGCCGTTACTGATTGCTATTGTGCTCTCTTATTTACTCGAAAAACCGATTTTAATGTTAACTAATCGCGGCATTTCACGCACTTTTGCGGTCTTGATTGTGTTACTGCTATTTATTGCGATTGTGTTGCTCTCCATGGCTTTTCTGGTGCCGCTGATTTGGCAACAAGTGGTCGGGTTAGTCAGTAATTTGCCCACCATGTTGACCTCGCTCAATAGCTTCTTATCGACGCTACCTGAGCGATATCCAGAGCTATTAAGCGTCGATTTATTTGATGCGATTATCAATAGCTTAAAAAGTCGTCTGGCACAGACCAGTAATACGATTGTGCAGTTTTCAATTGCCTCTCTGCTGAGTTTTATCTCGGTGATAGTCAATGCGGTACTGGTGCCGATTATTATGTTTTTTCTACTTAAAGATAAGAAAATGATCATGGATTACTGCTTACGTTTTTTACCGCAAAATCGTAAACTGATGCGAAAAGTGGCTAATGAGATGAATCAACAAATTAGTAATTATATTGTCGGTACCTTTTTACAGGTATTAATCCTCAGTATCATGCTCTATATTCCATTCTGGTTTTTTGGTTTAGATTATGCACTATTACTGGCTATTATGGTGGGATTAGCGGTAATCATTCCCTATATCGGCATTATTATTGCCACGATTCCAATAATTTTAATCGCGCTGTTTCAGTTTGGCGTGAGTCCCGAATTTGGCTATTTAATGGCCTGTTATTTTATGATTCAGTTGATTGACGGTAATATTGTGGTGCCAGTGCTGTTTTCTGAAGCACTTGATCTGCATCCAATCGTGATTATTCTTGCTATTATTATCTTTGGTGGACTATGGGGATTTTGGGGAATCTTCTTCTCAATCCCTTTAGCGACCTTAGTCAAAGCGATTATTAATGTCTGGCCCATCAAAGGGGCAGCGTCACCCAAAGCTGCCGATTAA